Within the Gimesia sp. genome, the region AGTTCAGGGACAACTCTTCCAACTGGAGACGGTTGCCCGACAACGTGTGCTGGCGAAACGCAATGCAGGGGAAGACACACCGGGAGTATCGCTGGTATCCTCTCCTATCGCTGCCTGGGATTTTCGTGAAGGGACAGACGACCTGGTGGGAGGTTTAAAGGGGACGCTGCACGGTTCTGCAAAACAGACGCCCGAGGGACTGGTGCTCGACGGGAACCGTTCCTTTTTGAAAACAGAGCCCTTGCCTCATGTTCTGGGGGAAAAGACTCTGGAAGCCTGGGTGAAACTCTCCGATCTGCAACAGCGGGGGGGGGGCGTCCTGAGCGTACAGACAACTGACGGTAATCTTTTCGATGCGATCGTGTTTGGCGAGCAGCAACCGGGACACTGGCTGGCGGGGAGCGATCATTTTAACCGCACAAAGTCATTCCAAGGCCCCGAAGAGAAGACCGCTTCAGAAAAAGAGGTACAGGTTGCCCTCGTGTATTCAGCCGACGGGACTATCACCGCTTATCGAAATGGAGCCGTTTACGGGAGCGGTTACCGCTCTAAAGGCTTGCAGACATTTCCCGCTGGAAAAACAGAAGTCCTCTTTGGTTTACGCCATGGTTCTCCGGGAGGGAATCGACTGCTCAAAGGAGTGGTCAGTCAGGCACGCCTGTATGATCGAGCATTAACGCAGGAAGAAATTCAGGCTTCTGCCCGCTGGGGAGGCATCTTCTTTTCTCAAGAAGAACTGCAGGCGGCTCTGGATGAAACACAGCGCCAACAATGGCAAGGACTGCGCCAGCAGCGTTCCCGTCTGCAGGCAGAAATCAAAAAGCTCCAGGCTGTGCAGCCAGTAAAGGTCTATGCCGCCTTGTCCCGCGATCCGGGAGTCTCACACTTGCTCAGGCGAGGAAGTGTGGCGGCACCGGCTGGCGTGGTTCAGCCGGGGGGGCTGCAGGCAATTCAGGGACTGGATGGTGATTTGCAAGTAGCCGCTGACAGTTCGGATCAGGAGCGCCGCATGAAATTTGCCAACTGGGTGACCGATGCTCGAAATCCCCTGTTTGCACGAGTAATTGTGAATCGGATCTGGCATTATCATTTTGGTCAGGGGCTGGTGAATACACCGAATGATTTTGGTTTTAATGGAGGACGCTGCAGTCATCCCGAACTGCTCGACTGGCTGGCGATTCAGTTGAAAGAGCATGACTGGAGCCTGAAATCGCTGCATCGTCTCATACTGCTCTCGGCAACGTTTCGTCAATCTTCTGAGGTCGATTCGCAGGCAATGCAGGTAGATGCTGACAATCGCTGGTTATGGCGGAAGAGTCCGCAACGGATTGAAGCGGAATCGATTCGGGATTCGATTCTGAAAGTCGCAGGTAAATTGAATCCCGAAGTCGGGGGCCGCGGTTACAAGGACGTCAAATCGTATTTCTTCAAGGGGACCCAGTTCTATGAACCACTGGATCCCGTGGGTGAAGAATTTAATCGCAGGTCGATTTATCGATTTTCCGCACGCGGGGGACGGCATCCGCTGTTGGAAACGTTCGACTGTCCCGATCCTTCTACGACGACTCCCGACCGGGCATCGACAACCACGCCTCTGCAGGCACTGGCATTGATGAATGATTCCTTTGTGTTACGCATGTCGGATCAGCTGGCCGCGCGGGTCAAGCAACGATCAGGTGCCGACACCGGGCAGCAGTTGGAGGAACTCTTTGAATTGGTCTATCAACGGCTGCCACGACAGGATGAAGCAGCGGTATCACGTGAGTTTGTTTCTCAACATGGTCTGTCTGCCTTGTGTCGGGTGCTGCTGAACAGTAACGAATTTTTATATGTGAATTGAAACTGCCATGTCATTTCCAGAGCCACAGCAGAAGAATTTGAATTCGCCTCCGGAAAACGAATTTTTGTCCCGACGTGATTTCTTTTCCTGGGCCGGGACCGGGCTGGCGGGGACGGCACTGATGGATCTGTTACTTCGTCAGCAGTCTGTGCGCGGCGCAACACCGAAGCAAGCTACGATCCCTGCACCTCATTTTTCGCCGCGAGTGAAACGGGTGGTTCATATCTGTCTGATCGGTGGGTTGAGTCATCTGGATTCGTTTGACTATAAACCTTCGCTCAAAAAACTGCATGGCAAGGAAATGCCGACCGACAAGAAGCCCGAGACGTTTTTCGGCAAAGTGGGCCTGTTGCGAAAGAACGATTTTGAGTTTCAACAGCGGGGCGAAAGGGGTCTCTGGATCTCCGAGTTGTTCCCGCACATCGCGGCACAGGCGGATGAGTTAACGCTGATCCGTTCGATGAAAGCAGATTCTGCCAATCATACGCCGGCCACATTTCAGGAGAACACCGGGTTTCGACTCAACGGTTTTCCGGTGCTCGGTTCCTGGCTGTCGTACGGGCTGGGGTGTGAGACCGATGAACTGCCTTCATATGTCGTACTGCCGGATGTCCGCGGCTATCCCGCTGCGGGAACGATTAACTGGTCCAACGGTTTCCTCCCGGCTCAGCACCAGGGGGTTCCCTTCCAGGGCGAAGGTCCCGCCATTCGGGATCTGTTTCCTGAACGGCAGATTTCTGAGCAGACCGAACTCGCCAGTCGACAATTGCTAACTCGGTTCAACCAGGCGCACCTGGAAAGAGCCGGCGCCAACAGTGACCTGGAGGCCCGGATCCGCAGCCACGTTCTAGCTGCAAAAATGCAGTTGGCCGTCCCGCGGGTGACTGATCTTTCAGGGGAGACCGCCGTGACCCGGAGTATGTACGGCTTTGACCGGGAGGAAACCGCTCCTTTTGCCCGCAACTGTCTGCTGGCCCGGCGTCTGCTGGAGCAGGGAGTGCGTTTCGTGCAGCTTTTTTCGGGAGGGCCCTTCGGTTCACCCCGCATTAACTGGGACGGGCATGAGGATGTGAAGCGGAATCATCTGCGGGAAGCGACGCGCATCGATCAGCCTGTCGCGGGGCTATTGAAGGATTTACGTCAACGGGGGATGCTGGAAGACACGCTGGTGCTGTTCTCGACTGAATTTGGCCGGACGCCTTTCACGCAATCAGCTTCAAACACGGTGGGCACAGGCCGCGATCATAATATGAATGGCTTTTCCGTCTGGATGGCAGGCGGTGGTCTCAAGCACGGGATCAGCTATGGAGCCACCGATGAATTCGGCTGGAAATCGGTCGAGAAAGTTGTTCCCTGGCACGATTATCATGCCACTGTGCTGCATCTGCTGGGCATCGATCACACCCGGCTGACCTGGTATCACAACGGGATCGAACGCCGGCTGACCAATGTGCACGGCGAAGTACTTCATGAAATTCTGGCCTGATTTTCATCTGTTTTTATCGATTCTCTTGCGAACCAGCTGATTTTTTCAGGAACTTATTTTGTGTGCATGGACGGATCGACTAGAATAGCTATAGTGTGTTTTCGTGATCGGCATCGAGGAGGGCGCTTACTTCTGTCTGATTGACATTAACGTCCTGTCTGAATAATTACTGAGATGAATACTATACAAAACCCCGGCAGCAAGGCAGACTCTAAAAGGGTCCTGATTATCGGTGGTGGTTTTGCCGGCTTGAATGCCGCGTTAGAACTGGGAGGCGTTCCCGGCGTCGAAGTGACCCTGGTTGACCGCCATAATTACCATCTGTTTCAACCATTGCTCTACCAGGTCGCCATGGCTGGCCTGAGTCCTGCAGATATCGCGACGCCCATTCGCAGCCTGCTGTCCCGCTATAAGAATACCAGTGTCCTACTGGGAGAAGCCCAGTCAATCGATCTGCCCGGCAAGAAAGTTCAGTTTGATTTTGGCGAACTGGAATACGATTACCTCGTCCTGGCCTGCGGTGCGACACACAGTTATTTCGGTCATAATGAGTGGGAAGTTTACGCTCCAGGCTTAAAGAACATCTCGCAGGCCACTGAGATTCGCAAGCGGGTGCTGTCGGCCTTTGAGCATGCAGAGCGGATTACCGACCCTGATGAGCAGAAGAAATATCTGACGTATGTGATCGTGGGTGGCGGACCAACGGGGGTTGAGTTGGCAGGGGCGATTGGCGAGATGAGTCGGTTTACCCTCTCCAAGGATTTCCGTCGCATCAATCCCAGTCATACTCGTGTGATCCTGGTCGAAGCGGGACCACGGATTCTGCCGATGTTCTCCGAAGAACAGGCGAATCGAGCAGCCCGCGACCTGGAGAACCTGGGAGTTCAGCTCTGGACTTCGTCTGTGGTAACTAACATCAACGAAGATGGTGTCGAACTGGGGAGCGAACGAATCCGGGCTGCCACTGTGCTTTGGGCGGCAGGCGTGGAAGCTTCCAAGTTGGGGCAGTCTGAGGGGATGCAGACTGATAACCGGGGCCGCGTGATGGTTGAACCAGACCTGAGTCTGACCAATTATCCCAACGTGTTCGTTGCCGGTGACCAGGCCTGTTATACACACCAGACAGGAAAACCCTTGCCGGGTACCGCACCGGTGGCACTGCAGCAGGGGCGATCCATCGGCCAAAATATCCGTACTGAAATCCAGGGCAAACCCCGCAGTGAGTTCCGTTTCCGCGACAAAGGACAGATGGCGACCATCGGTCGCAGTCGAGCCATTGTCGAGATCGGAAAGTTCAAATTAGCCGGTTTCTTCGCCTGGGTGGTCTGGCTGGTCGTGCATGTTTTCTATCTGACTGGTTTCAAGAACCGGGTGCTGGTCGTCATGCAGTGGGCCTGGTCTTACCTCAGTTTTCGTCGAGGCGCTCGATTGATTGTCGGCAAGGAATGGGATCCGGAGCCGGTGCAGGAGCCGCAGCACGAACACGAAAACGAGGAAGTTCCGGTTTCGTCCGAGCACTAAACTTGTCCTGAAAAAGCCAAAACACTCGTTTTTCGTAGCACGGCGATTTATGCTGAAGGGGATGTTTCATTCCTGATTCAGTCGAGGACGCCATGCCTTACCAGATTGCTCCCTTCCGCTTTGATGTCACTGTGCCGATCGGTCACTCGTTATGCGGAGGCTGGATTCCTGCCGCATCACGCATTGATTCACCGCTGGAAGGGCTGGGGTTTGTGCTCTTGACTGAGTCACAGCCTGTGGTTGTCTGCACTCTGGACTGGACGGGGCTCTGTAACGATGCCCATCTGCAGCTTCGCCAGGCACTGGCGAAGGCCGCCGGCACGACTGCGGACCGCGTGGCGGTGCAGTGCGTGCATCAACACGATGCCCCGTTTGCCTGCCTGGAGACGGACCGGATAGTGCGGGCGCAAGGAGATCTGCCACCCAACATGGATCCGCAGTTTTTTCAGACCTGTCTTCAGCGTGCGGAGACTGCGGTAAAGGAGAGTCTGAAATCACCACGTCGCCTGACGCATGTCGCATCGGCCCAGGCAGAGGTGGAGCAGGTGGCTTCCAACAGGCGGGTGTTAAACGACCAGGGGAAGATCCTGAAGAATCGAAGTGTGGCGGCCAGTAGCGATGATATTCGTGATCTGCCGGCCGGCGTGATCGATCCCTGGTTGAAGACGGTCGCCTTTTATGACGGCAAAGAGAAAGTCGCAGCCTGCTACTACTACGCCGTACATCCCATCAGTTTCTGTTGTACCGAGGGGCATGTAAACAGTGAGTTCGTGGGACAGGCACGCAAGTTGAAGTCGGAGCATGATGCTCCCGATTGCCTGCACGTTTATTTCACTGGCTGTGCAGGCAATATCAATGCAGGCAAGTATAACAACAGTGATCACCACGAAAATCGACCGGTACTGGCCCAACGAATCTTTGCGGCGATGGAGCGAGCGTCCGAACAACTTCGTCCCGAACCGATCAAGCGGCTGCAGTGGACGACCGCCGATTTCCTGCCCCCGGTCAACCGGGCGTTCTCCATCGCTGAACTGGAGAAACAGATCAATGATCACAGTCGACGGGTGGTGCATCGGAACCGGCCTGCTTTCACGCTGGCCTGGTTGCGACGGCATGCCGCTCAGAAGCCGATCACGTTAAGCGGGTTGCACGTCAACCAGATTTCCATGCTGCACCTGCCGGCCGAGCCGTTCATCGAATATCAGCTGCGAACCCAGATGCTCTACCCCGAACGATTCATGGCGGTGGCTGGCTACGGGGACGGCGGTCCCTGGTATCTGCCGACTGCGGAAGCTTACTTCCAGGGGGGCTATGAAGTCAGTGTGGCTTTCAGTGGCCCGGAAGTGGATCAGCATCTGATGCGGGGTATTAAAGATTTGATGCCGGGTTAGCAGTAGACTCAAATCAGCCCGGCGATCGGTTTGCCGTGCGGCAGGATGGGAATCGGTCGTCCTTGATGGTCGACGAGGGAACGCGAAGAATCGATGCCCAGGTGACGGTAGATCGTGGCCAGCATGTCCTGTGGCGTGTGAGGATTGTGTGTCGGGTATTCGGCTTTGGAGTTGGTGGCACCAACGACCTGTCCCATTTTCAGATTGCCTCCTGAGAAGAGGGCCGTGTAAGCCTGCGGCCAGTGGTTGCGTCCCGTCCCCGAGTTGTTGGAAGAGAGTCGGGGAGTGCGACCGAATTCACCGACGGCGACAACCATGATTTTCTTATCCAGGCTGCGTTCGTGGATGTCCTCGATGAGCGTGGCCAGGGCCTGATCCATGTACGGGAGACGGGTCTGCATGTATTTCGCAAAGTGACCGGGGCGTCCCGCGTTGAGAATGTGATCGTCCCAGTTCGTGAATTCCTGCCCGGTCTTCGGGGTGTTGAAGAACAGCGAGACAACGCCACAGCCGGCTTCCGCCAGGCGGCGGGCGAGCAGGCAACCCTGGCCCCACATGTTGCGTCCGTAGCGGTCACGCAGGCTGTCCGATTCACGGTCGATGTCGAACGAACGGGCGGCATCGGGGCTGGTCAACATCTGAAAGGCGAGGTCGCGGAATTTGTCATTGCCGTGCAGGTCTCCCGTGAGATCGAGATCGCTGCGCAGTTGATCGAACTGTTTGAGCAACTGGCGGCGTTCGAGCAGATGCTTCCCATCCATGCCGGCCTGCAGTTTCAGGGAAGGGGGACGGTAACTGGTTGCAGAAGGCTCGGTCGATTCAAAAGGTCCGTGCTGCATGCCCAGGTAAGTGGGCTGGACCATGTAGAACTTCGAGGGTATCGAGACATAGGGAGGCGTTCCCGCATCGGAGAGACCCCGGACAACGCTGGTGACAGAACCGAAGTCGGGATGTTCGCTTTTCGATTGTGAAGTGGGATCCAGTTTGGAAGGACGTTTCCCAGTGAGAACGATGATCCCCCCATCACTGTGAATGCCGACGTCGTGGTGCAGGGAACGGACAAGCGAGAATTTATCTGCGATTTTGGCCTGTCGCGGAAAGAGTTCGCAGATATCCATTCCCGGAACATTCGTGGAGATCGGATTAAAGAGGGAGCGGTAATCCGAGGGGGCGTCGGGTTTGAGGTCGTAGGTTTCCAGTTGCGAGGGGCCACCGTGGAGGAAGAGGAGAATGACGGAAGTTTCCGGTCGGGTCGGGGCGGCTTCACTGCGGAGAGACAGGAGTTGCGGGAGCGACAATCCCCCCAGGCAGAGTGAGCCGATGCGCATGAATTCGCGTCGGTTCACCGGTCCACTGCAGTAATTGCCCGTCATTTGATTTCATCCCGTTCTGGAGCACCCGACGACGTACTCGGGTGGAACTTTGAAATATCAATGAGCGATTATATGTGTGCGGTTTGGAAAATGCCAGAGGAACCTGTCGGGGAGGATCTGAATCAGGGAGCGTGCTCTTCGGGAGGGATCGGGCGACCGTGGGGATCCTGGTCGGTATCGAGGGTGTCGGCGTTGAGGCGGTCGCGAAGTTCCCGGTCGGTAAAATGTTCGAGTTGCTCGGCCTGGCGGTGAATCGTTTCTGTCGACATTCCTGCGTGTTCAACGAGGTAGTGTTCCCAGAGTCGGTGTGAGCGGACGAGTTGTCGGGCACGGTCCCGACCAGTGTCGGTCAGGGTATAGGTTCCGTTGGCGTGTACGAGCTGGCTGTGCCGCACGAGGTAGCCGAGTGTCAGGCTGGTGGGCAACGGCCGGGAAAAGAGAATGTCCCGCAGGTAGAGGGCGTTTGGTTTGAGTTCCGGATCCCGTTCTTCGATGCGGTACATCAGGGCGACGATGTCATCCGCGAGAATCTGCCAGGCCAGAAACTGGCGTCTCAGAAAGACGATCACCACGCCATGTCGGGGGCCGAACAGGGCAGCGATGATAAACAGTAGACCGGCGGCGACCGCCATCATGCCGGCTGTCGAGGTACTCTGAAAACCAAACCAGTAGGGGACGGTGATGGCACTAATGTGCCCGATGATGGCTGAGAACATCGCCAGTAGAACGCTGAGGACCAGCATGACTCCCAGTCGATCGGTGAGCATATAGGCGGCGGCTGGGGGGACGACGAACATGGCGACAACCAGAATATTGCCGACTGCTTCAAAGCTGGCGACCGCGGTGATCGCGACCAGGGTCATCAGCGCATAATGGATGAGCGTCGCATTGAAGCCGGTAGTGGTAGCCAGAGCCGGGTCGAACGAACTGAGCTTCAGTTCTTTGAGAAATAGAATCACGAACAGCAAATTGATTAACAGTACGATTGAGAGCACAAAGACCACCCGGGGAATTTCCCAGCCGGCGACGAGCACGGTGTCGGCGGGAGTGAGTTCGATCGCTCCATAAAGGACGCAACCCGGATCGAGATCCACACGATCAGCTGCCTGGACAATCATCACCAGTCCCAGGGCAAACAGGGAGGTGAAGACGACGCCCATCGAGGCACCTTCATCCACTTTTCCAAAGCCGCGAATCCACTCGGTGAACAGCGCAGTCAAAATGCCGGCAATAACAGCACCGACAAACATGGGCAGGCTGCTGCGGGAGTCACTGATTAAGAAGGCTGCGGCCAGACCCGGCAAGATGGCGTGCGTGATCGCATCGCCGAGCATACTCATTTTACGGAGTACGAGAAAGTTGCCCAGCAGGGCAGTCGCGGCGGCACACAACATGCCCGCGACGATGATCCAGCCATCCAGAGTCCAGCTCCACTGTTCGAGTCCGCCCATCAGGTGGTCCTCCTGAAAGTGGGGGTACTCAGTGATTGAGGCAGATCAATGTCATGTGGACTCTGCAGAATTCCTTCCGTTGACTGACGAACCAGCAGGGATTCCAGTTCGGCGATCACTTCCGGTTCCAGGACATGCTCAATCGCATCGGCATCCTGATCGACTTTACTGGAAGCGACGTCTGCGTAGGTAATCAGGTAGAGTTCCCAGAGGCGATGCTCGTGCACGACACGGGCGGCTTCTTTCAATCCAGAGAGTGTCAGTTGCACGCGATTGTCTGAGAGTAACGTCACCAGACGTTCGTCCTGGGCACTGCGAATGATTTTCTTGAGGGCAGGCAGGGACCAACTCCGCAGCTGCTCCAGGGCAGAGAGTGAGACCGGTGGTGCACTGTCAGTCACGCCGATCGGGAGTTGCTGATGTGCTTCGAGGTATTCATAAAGGCCACGCAACAGGTGCTGGCGATTGACCTTGGTATTCAGTTCATAACGACGGTACTTGCGAACCAGGATCCCACGAGGGACGCCAAAAATCATGCTGAAGAGGAACATGGCTGTCGCGACGAGAACGATCATTGCACCGGAAGGGAGATTGGGGAAAATCGCACTCATGCCCGAACCGAGCATCCCACTTAAGGCTCCCAGCACCACAGCGACCACTGTCAGCCAGAGCATTTTTTCGGTCCAGAAGCGTGCGGCGGCAGGGGGAATCACGAGCAGAGAGATCATGAGAATCAGCCCCACTGCCTGCAGCCCAATGATCGTTACGATTACAACCAGTCCCATGAGGAGTGTGTCGAGCAGTACCACCGGAAAGCCTCTCGAATCGGCGAAGCCTTCATCGAAGCAGAGTAACGTCAGTTCCTTATACAATAACAATGCTACCAGTACACAGGTCAGTCCAGCACCGCCGATCAGCCAGGCATCGCTGGCGATCATGGAGGCGGTTTTCCCATAGATGAATGATTCGAGACCAGCAGCGTGCCCGGTCTGCATTTGCTGTACGATGTTGAGCAGCGCGATTCCCGCGCCGAAGAAGACGCTGAGCACGATGCCGAGGGCTGCATCTTCCTTGAGTCGGGTCAGATTGCGAATCATCAGGATACCGGCAATGCCCAATAGCCCACTAATGGCCGCCCCCGTTAACAGCAGAGGCAGCGATTTACCGTTCAAACCCAGAGTGCTGCCCATAATGAAGGCGATCGCGATCCCGGGGAGCGTCGCATGGCTGAGGGCGTCACCCATCAGTGCGCGTTTACGGAGCAGGGCGAAGCTGCCGATCATGCCAGCGGACATTCCCAGGAGCGTCGTGCCCAGAATGACAACCCGAGTGTTATAGTCCTGCATGAAGAAGACGCGTCGCCAGTCTTCCCAGGCAGGCCATTCAATACTGCGATCGGTGATGGACCGCTGTGTCTGAATGGACTTGCCTTCGGCAGCCAGGAGAATCTGGCCGGGACTCAGCAGGAGCAGCAGAATCAGCATCCGCGCGCTGAGGCTCATAGCGATTGCTCCCGGCGGCGCATCGTTTCGGTGGCTTCTTCCAGCAGGGTGAGTCGGCCACCATAAGTTTTTTGCAGGTTCTCCGGTGTGAAGACCTGCTCGGTCGGACCGTGATCGATGACTCGCATGTTGAGCAGAATGACGTAGTCAAAGTACTCGGGGACGGTCTGCAGGTCGTGATGAATCACGAGGGCCGTTTTGCCAGCCTGTTTCATTTCCTGCAGGATTTTCACAATGGCTTTTTCGGTGGCGGCATCGACGGCAGCGAACGGTTCGTCCATCAAATACAGGTCGGCATCTTGGACCAGGGCACGGGCGAGGAAGGTCCGCTGCTGCTGTCCGCCGGAGAGTTGGCTGATCTGACGCCGGGCATAGTCGGCGATCCCCACGCGTTCGAGGGCATCCAATGCGCGTTCGCGGTGTTTCTTACGAACAGGCAGGCACCAGCCGATCTCGCGGTAGAGTCCCATCGTGACAACATCGAGAGCATCGACGGGAAAATCCCAGTCAACGCTTTCCCGCTGAGGCACGTAGCCCACGCGGTGCCGGTTTTTCTGATATGGTTTACCGAAGATGTTGACGCGGCCCGAGGCCCTGGGAATCAGTTCCATGATGGCTTTGATGAGCGTACTTTTACCCGCTCCGTTCGGACCAATGATTCCGACCAGTTTCCCCGGCGGAATATCGAAGCTGACATCCCAGATTACAGGCTTACGGTGATAAGCGACCGTCAGGTCATACACGGAGAGGGGGATCTCTGCAGGCGATATTTCAGTCTGCGTTATCGGGCTCTGGTTTTGGGACGAATTCATCGAACTGGATCGATTCATGTTGGGTTTGAAGAAAAGTAGAGACTGAGCTGTGTTTCTCAGGGAGTGAGTTTATCCTGCATGCCTTTTTCCGGGGCAGTGCCCCCCAGCGCCCGGGCCACTATGGTGATATTGTGGTCGAGCATTCCGAGGTAAGTTCCTTCGTATGTCCCCGGTTCTCCCATAGCATCTGAGAACAGTTCTCCTCCTATTTCGATTTGATGCCCCTGCGCGCGGGCTCCTTCAATCAGAGCGGTAATATTCTTTTTAGAGACACTGCTTTCCACGAAGACCGCTTTGATTTTTTTCTTCACCAGCAGATCGACGAGTTCGTTAATCCGTTTCAGACCGGCTTCTGATTCGGTGGAGATGCCCTGTACGCCTTGAACATCGAGTCCATAAGCTCGGCCGAAATAATTGAAAGCATCGTGCGAGGTGATCAATGTGCGACTGTCTTCCGGGATCGATTTCAATGTTTCCAGACCGTACTTGTGCAGTTGCTCCAGTTTCTGTTTATAGGAAGCAGCATTCTTCTCGTAGACATCCGCGTGTTGCGGGTCGTATTGTGAGAGGGCGTCTTTGACGGCGTCGACACATTGAGACCAGGCGGAGACGTCCATCCAGACATGGGGGTCGTAGTGACCGCTAAAATCGTCGGGCTCCAGGAGCGTTTTTTCGTTGATCAGTTCGGTCACCGCATAGACCGGTTTATTGCGCGAGACCTTGATCAGGGTGTCGGTCATTTTGCCTTCGAGCATCAGGCCGGAATAGAAGACAACATCTGCGTTCATAATCGCCACAACATCATCGCGACTCGCTTTA harbors:
- a CDS encoding DUF1553 domain-containing protein produces the protein MHAGEKVWVALTLFLGLALPGLSRADDLFETPERVQADFDRVIAPLIAGHCLDCHAGLDPKAGLNLSRRDLTFQGGETGAAVEAGKPDESLLWQYIESDAMPPEYPLSAEEKQLFRRWIAAGAPWGTDPIDAFSKTTEKRAGYDWWSLQALQKPKVPVATGKHELWVKNPIDAFVLRRLKKHGLQPRAEADRRALIRRLYYSVIGLPPEPEEVEAFVQDNSDDAYEKLVDRLLTSPHFGEHWARHWLDVVRFGESNGFERDQPRENAWHYRNWVIQALNKDLPYNQFVRLQLAGDLLEPDNPGAVKATGFLVAGPHDVVIPQSTLMRATMKQDELEDIVGVTAQTFLGLTVNCARCHDHKFDPIGQQEYYQFAAALSGVVHGERNLPDPAYNRAQHALAQKGQALSEVQGQLFQLETVARQRVLAKRNAGEDTPGVSLVSSPIAAWDFREGTDDLVGGLKGTLHGSAKQTPEGLVLDGNRSFLKTEPLPHVLGEKTLEAWVKLSDLQQRGGGVLSVQTTDGNLFDAIVFGEQQPGHWLAGSDHFNRTKSFQGPEEKTASEKEVQVALVYSADGTITAYRNGAVYGSGYRSKGLQTFPAGKTEVLFGLRHGSPGGNRLLKGVVSQARLYDRALTQEEIQASARWGGIFFSQEELQAALDETQRQQWQGLRQQRSRLQAEIKKLQAVQPVKVYAALSRDPGVSHLLRRGSVAAPAGVVQPGGLQAIQGLDGDLQVAADSSDQERRMKFANWVTDARNPLFARVIVNRIWHYHFGQGLVNTPNDFGFNGGRCSHPELLDWLAIQLKEHDWSLKSLHRLILLSATFRQSSEVDSQAMQVDADNRWLWRKSPQRIEAESIRDSILKVAGKLNPEVGGRGYKDVKSYFFKGTQFYEPLDPVGEEFNRRSIYRFSARGGRHPLLETFDCPDPSTTTPDRASTTTPLQALALMNDSFVLRMSDQLAARVKQRSGADTGQQLEELFELVYQRLPRQDEAAVSREFVSQHGLSALCRVLLNSNEFLYVN
- a CDS encoding DUF1501 domain-containing protein — encoded protein: MSFPEPQQKNLNSPPENEFLSRRDFFSWAGTGLAGTALMDLLLRQQSVRGATPKQATIPAPHFSPRVKRVVHICLIGGLSHLDSFDYKPSLKKLHGKEMPTDKKPETFFGKVGLLRKNDFEFQQRGERGLWISELFPHIAAQADELTLIRSMKADSANHTPATFQENTGFRLNGFPVLGSWLSYGLGCETDELPSYVVLPDVRGYPAAGTINWSNGFLPAQHQGVPFQGEGPAIRDLFPERQISEQTELASRQLLTRFNQAHLERAGANSDLEARIRSHVLAAKMQLAVPRVTDLSGETAVTRSMYGFDREETAPFARNCLLARRLLEQGVRFVQLFSGGPFGSPRINWDGHEDVKRNHLREATRIDQPVAGLLKDLRQRGMLEDTLVLFSTEFGRTPFTQSASNTVGTGRDHNMNGFSVWMAGGGLKHGISYGATDEFGWKSVEKVVPWHDYHATVLHLLGIDHTRLTWYHNGIERRLTNVHGEVLHEILA
- a CDS encoding NAD(P)/FAD-dependent oxidoreductase, whose translation is MNTIQNPGSKADSKRVLIIGGGFAGLNAALELGGVPGVEVTLVDRHNYHLFQPLLYQVAMAGLSPADIATPIRSLLSRYKNTSVLLGEAQSIDLPGKKVQFDFGELEYDYLVLACGATHSYFGHNEWEVYAPGLKNISQATEIRKRVLSAFEHAERITDPDEQKKYLTYVIVGGGPTGVELAGAIGEMSRFTLSKDFRRINPSHTRVILVEAGPRILPMFSEEQANRAARDLENLGVQLWTSSVVTNINEDGVELGSERIRAATVLWAAGVEASKLGQSEGMQTDNRGRVMVEPDLSLTNYPNVFVAGDQACYTHQTGKPLPGTAPVALQQGRSIGQNIRTEIQGKPRSEFRFRDKGQMATIGRSRAIVEIGKFKLAGFFAWVVWLVVHVFYLTGFKNRVLVVMQWAWSYLSFRRGARLIVGKEWDPEPVQEPQHEHENEEVPVSSEH
- a CDS encoding DUF1501 domain-containing protein; this translates as MTGNYCSGPVNRREFMRIGSLCLGGLSLPQLLSLRSEAAPTRPETSVILLFLHGGPSQLETYDLKPDAPSDYRSLFNPISTNVPGMDICELFPRQAKIADKFSLVRSLHHDVGIHSDGGIIVLTGKRPSKLDPTSQSKSEHPDFGSVTSVVRGLSDAGTPPYVSIPSKFYMVQPTYLGMQHGPFESTEPSATSYRPPSLKLQAGMDGKHLLERRQLLKQFDQLRSDLDLTGDLHGNDKFRDLAFQMLTSPDAARSFDIDRESDSLRDRYGRNMWGQGCLLARRLAEAGCGVVSLFFNTPKTGQEFTNWDDHILNAGRPGHFAKYMQTRLPYMDQALATLIEDIHERSLDKKIMVVAVGEFGRTPRLSSNNSGTGRNHWPQAYTALFSGGNLKMGQVVGATNSKAEYPTHNPHTPQDMLATIYRHLGIDSSRSLVDHQGRPIPILPHGKPIAGLI
- a CDS encoding metal ABC transporter permease codes for the protein MGGLEQWSWTLDGWIIVAGMLCAAATALLGNFLVLRKMSMLGDAITHAILPGLAAAFLISDSRSSLPMFVGAVIAGILTALFTEWIRGFGKVDEGASMGVVFTSLFALGLVMIVQAADRVDLDPGCVLYGAIELTPADTVLVAGWEIPRVVFVLSIVLLINLLFVILFLKELKLSSFDPALATTTGFNATLIHYALMTLVAITAVASFEAVGNILVVAMFVVPPAAAYMLTDRLGVMLVLSVLLAMFSAIIGHISAITVPYWFGFQSTSTAGMMAVAAGLLFIIAALFGPRHGVVIVFLRRQFLAWQILADDIVALMYRIEERDPELKPNALYLRDILFSRPLPTSLTLGYLVRHSQLVHANGTYTLTDTGRDRARQLVRSHRLWEHYLVEHAGMSTETIHRQAEQLEHFTDRELRDRLNADTLDTDQDPHGRPIPPEEHAP
- a CDS encoding iron chelate uptake ABC transporter family permease subunit, which gives rise to MSLSARMLILLLLLSPGQILLAAEGKSIQTQRSITDRSIEWPAWEDWRRVFFMQDYNTRVVILGTTLLGMSAGMIGSFALLRKRALMGDALSHATLPGIAIAFIMGSTLGLNGKSLPLLLTGAAISGLLGIAGILMIRNLTRLKEDAALGIVLSVFFGAGIALLNIVQQMQTGHAAGLESFIYGKTASMIASDAWLIGGAGLTCVLVALLLYKELTLLCFDEGFADSRGFPVVLLDTLLMGLVVIVTIIGLQAVGLILMISLLVIPPAAARFWTEKMLWLTVVAVVLGALSGMLGSGMSAIFPNLPSGAMIVLVATAMFLFSMIFGVPRGILVRKYRRYELNTKVNRQHLLRGLYEYLEAHQQLPIGVTDSAPPVSLSALEQLRSWSLPALKKIIRSAQDERLVTLLSDNRVQLTLSGLKEAARVVHEHRLWELYLITYADVASSKVDQDADAIEHVLEPEVIAELESLLVRQSTEGILQSPHDIDLPQSLSTPTFRRTT